GTTTTCTCTGGGTTTTCAGTATGATTCTGGCGGGCTACTTCCTCGGCAGCCTGCTGAAATCGAAATTTGGAATTGATTTGGATGAGCACATCGAATGGGTCGTCCTCATAGTTGTAGCGTTGTCGTTGGTGCCTCCGCTAATCGAATATTTGAAAGCCAGACGCGAGAAGGCAGCACAGGCAAAAAATGCAGAGGTTTGACCTGCTCCTGCGCGTCACATAGAATCCATTCAGTTCTTGTCGGGGCGTGGCTCAGCCTGGTAGAGCGCACGGTTCGGGACCGTGAGGTCGGAGGTTCGAATCCTCTCGCCCCGACCATTTTCAAGACGACGGCTGCGCTCACGCGGCCGTTTTGTTTTTCGGGAGAAACCGCTTTGATTCTCAGAGCCAGGTTCGTATTCGCGTTATCGTTGTTGTTCGCTATGGGTGTGCTGATCGCTTACGCAGGTACTTCAGAACTGACGGTGAGATCGGCTACCACGACTTCAACACAAGCAACGCCAACGCCGACGCCAGTCCCGGCGACGCCTGCCAAGTTAACCGTTGAGGATCTCAAGAAGCTGCGTTGGATTGAAGGCACATGGCGCGGCACCGGAGTTAATCAGCCTGCCTTCTTTGAGCGTTACCGGTGGGAGAACGACACGACGCTGGCTGTCGATGGGTTCGAAAACGAGAAGCTCGAGAAGGTCACTGATACGACCCGGTTTGAATTGAAAGACGGCGAGTTTGGCGGCGGCAGCGACGGCGCCCGTTACGTAGCGACGGCGCTGGACGATAACTCGATCAGATTCGGGCCGGTAATAAAGGCCCGAAACTTTTTCGTTTGGAAGCGCGAGTCGAAAGACCTCTGGACCGCCATCATCCAACCTCTGCCGAGACCCGACCGACCAACGAAGGAAACTTTCTACAAGATGGAACGCTTACCTGATCCGAAATGAGTCAAAGCTCACTTCACCTGGAAGCTTCGCATGACATTCTTAGAAGTCGAAAGGCTTCTTCAAAACTCTCCAGGTTGTCTTAAGAACCGCCACAATCTTCGGCGACTTTTCGTTCGAAGTGCGCTTCGAATCCTGGGTGCGCGCGACAACCGCATGGCGGGAACTGTCCGCGGACTTTCGATGAAGGCGCGCCGTTGAAGGAGTGGCCGATCGGTTCCGGCTCCGGCGGACCGTACGCGAACTAACGATGCGCGAAGGCGACACTGTTGATTTATCGTGCGCTAATTGTCCATCTGTTTTCGCCACCGGCGTCACGGCCCGCGATGACTGCTGTGACTTGTGGTCCGTCACGATGGCTATGGACGGGGCGGGAGATTCGAGATAACCAATGAACACGGCACTCAGAAAGAGTCCCAGCACCGCCAGACTCGTCAGCACCATCGGCTTTTTTAATCCAGGCCGCGGATGTGAAAAAGGCTGTGGCACTCTCATTAATGACTTCGGCTGAGGACTCTGAACCAGTTCGGTACCGTCGAAATCGCACACGCTATGCGAATCGGAAAACGTAAAATTGCACGCCGGACAATACTTCATTAAAAAAACCTCTGAATGAATTTTGAGGGGAGCGGACAGGAAAGAACCAAACGGAACCTTACACGCATTCGAAGAAACACACAACAGATATCAGTGTAAGCGCGTGCGGGATTCTCTAGAGCAGGTTATGACGCGAGATCGCTGTGTGCTTTGAACCTTGCTTTAGAAGCTCACTCCTGAAGACAACTACCTCTGATACAGAGAAGGCGACCGGTACGAACGCCGAACTCTTGTGAAGATCAGCCAGCTCACGTGCGCCCTGAGAGTGGCGCAGGCGCGCCACCGTGAGATGCGGATGAAACGGACGCGAATCGCGGGTGAACCCGGCTTGAGCAAGTTCATTTTCGATGGCGGCGTGCAAGCTCTGCAGGCCGGAGGCTTGCGCACCAATCCAGATAACGCCTGGCCGGCCGTGTGCTGGGAAAGTGCCGCACTCAGAGATTGTTAGTTCAAAGGATGAAACCGATTTGGTCGCGCGGGCGACCGCGTCAGAGACTCTTGTAATGTCAGTCACCGGAACGTTGCCGAGGAATTTCAGCGTCAGATGCAGGTTGTCTTCACGGCTCCAACTCGCGCGGACGTCAGGCAGTTCGCGACGAAGGGAAGCGATGTGTTGCGCGACCCGCGCGCGGACGTCGCCGGGGAGTTCAATGGCGATGAAAGTACGAAAGGAATCCACAGATTACGCAGATTACGCAGATTACACAGATACGAAAACAACATATGTAGTTTAGAGGCGGGCTACCGCCCGCCAAAGTAGTTGCAAAGGAAGGCGGGCAGTAGCCCGCCTCTAAACTGATCCGTGTAATCTGCGTAATCCGCGGATAACTCCCGCATTACTTCGGCGTCAACACCACGGTGTCTTTGGTTGCCGAAGCGATCGCGGCTTTGCTAAACGGAAACGCACGCGGGGTCACGTTGCGCCAATCGTCCAGCTGATCTTTCCAATGGGGACTGTTTGGCCATCCGGACTGTCCGAGAGGAATGCCGTGCTGACTCTTGTCCCAATCAGAAGTGTCGGCAATCAGCCGCATTGAGACCGCGGAGCCCACATTGACCGTGCCCCCAGATCCGTTTTGGGGAATCGGCGCAATGGTGAACTGCGCGCCGATCAGCGGAGCGGCCGCCAAAGGAT
The window above is part of the Pyrinomonadaceae bacterium genome. Proteins encoded here:
- the thpR gene encoding RNA 2',3'-cyclic phosphodiesterase, coding for MDSFRTFIAIELPGDVRARVAQHIASLRRELPDVRASWSREDNLHLTLKFLGNVPVTDITRVSDAVARATKSVSSFELTISECGTFPAHGRPGVIWIGAQASGLQSLHAAIENELAQAGFTRDSRPFHPHLTVARLRHSQGARELADLHKSSAFVPVAFSVSEVVVFRSELLKQGSKHTAISRHNLL